A segment of the Falsirhodobacter algicola genome:
GCCATGTCGTACTCTTCGAGGACGTCGAAGCCGTACATCTGTTGCACGATCAGGCGAATGAACGCGGTCGTCCCGCTATCGGCGCCGAAATGGCCGACCTTGTGGCCCTTCAGGTCTTCGGGGGTGGTGGCATCGGAATCGCCCGGGACCACGATCCCGAGATAGAGGTTGCCGACCGGATAGAACGCCGAGACGTCGAACCCTTCGGCCCGCGCGATCGCAACGCCCAGCAGGTCGTTGTCCATCGCGATGTCGGAATTGCCGATCAGGAAGTTCTGGAACAGCCCATCGCTCGGCAGGTATTCGAACGTGCCGGTGAAGCCGTGCTTCTTGTCCAGCCCCTCGCCCTCGATGATCATCATGGGCACGCCGCCGATGCTTCCGGCTACGGCCTGCATGGTGACGGTGGGCCCATCGGCCCAAGCGGCGGTCGTGCCAAGGCACATGGCGCAAAGGCCATGGATGATATGTCGCATAGGATTTCCCCGTTGGTCTCTTGTTCTGTGGGGATCAGCCTATGAAGCCGCTTTAATTAATCAAGCGTATAAATAATATTTTGTACCGTTTTCCATGTAAGGTTAGAGTATCAGGGCAAAGCGCCCTAAAATTTGGCATCGGAAGAAGAAAATGACACGTGCCGACCTCAAACCTCGCAAGCCGGGACGGCCCGAAGGCCAGACGAACCTTTCGTCCGACATCCTCGATGTTGCCGAGGTCATGTTCGCCGAACAGGGCTTTGCCGGCACGACGCTGCGTCAGGTCGCGGATCGCCTTGGGGTCAATCCGGCGATGATCGCCTACTACTTCCAGAACAAGGACAATCTGTTCCGCAGCGTCTTCACCCGCCGGGGGCATGCGATTTCGGCCGGGCGCATGGAGCGGCTCGCCGCGCTTGCCGGGCGGCCTTACGGCGTCGAGGATCTGGTGCGCGCCTTCATCGAACCCGCGGCCGAACTCTACGACGACGTTCAGGGACGCGCCTTCCTCAAGCTGCATGCGCGCCTTCATATGGAACCGGAGGAGCTGTCCTTCGAACTGCGCCGCGTGGTGCACAACGAATCGACCCATGCCTATGCGGCGGCGTTCGTCCGGCTTCTCGGCCTTCCGGAGCGGGAGGTGTATCAGCGCATGTCGCTTCTGATCGGTGCCTATCTCTATGCCTTTTCCGGCACGAGTCGGCTGGGGGAGCTGATGGGCGACGACACGGACCCGATGAAGGGACTTCTTCCCGCCACGATCGCCTTCGGCACCGCCGGCATGGTGGCTGGCATCACACCGTCATAGGGCGGGGCGAAAGCCAAAGAACCGTCGCAAATCCACGAAGGGTAATCGGCGCCGGGGCCAACGGCCTATGCGATGTACTGGGGTGCGCCCCTTGACAGGCGCATGCGGCGAATCCATACATATTCCAATAATGGAATTGTCCGAACCGTATTTGGAATACCGATGGATCCGACCGAACGCACATTGCAGGTGCTGGAATACATCATGGCGGCCGGCCCCGGCCCGGTGAAGCAGGTGGACATCGCCCGGCATTGCGGGCTGTCGCCCTCCACGCTGAACCGGATCGTGAAAACGCTGTCCGAATGGGGTTATCTGTTCCGTACGTCGGAGAAGTACTGCGTGCGCAACTTCCGCCTCGAGCGGAACGTGCCGATGTCGCACAGCTATCTGGCCAAGCTGGACGCGATGATGACGGATCTGTCGGTCCGGCTCGGCGTCTCGGCCGAGGTGATCGTGGTCGCGGGGCACGAACTGCTGTGGCATTCCAAGGCCGACCATCCCGACCCGGAGGTGGTGATCCGCGCGGGCGTCGGCTTCCGCCGCTCCCTCTATGAACTCGACGTGCTGTCGCAGCTCTATCTAAGCCGGATGCCGTGGGAGGACGTGCGCGCCATGTTCTACACCGAGGGCTTTTTCGAGACGCCGCGCAAGGGCGGGGGGCCCACGCGCTGGATCCCGGAGGAGACCGTGCGCACCACGTTGGAACGGATGCGCCCCGAGGTTTTCGCCGCCGATGCCGAGGGCAACCATGTCGGCATCCGCCGCCATGCCACCGTGGTGGAGGATCCGCATGGCCGGTTCCTGCATCTGGTGGCGCTGGCGGAACCGGCGGCGGCGGGCGATGCGCGCCCGGAGACGTACCGCGAGGCGCTGCTGGCGGTCCGGGCCGAACTGTCGGTTCTGGCCTATGCCGAAAGCGCCACCAATCGGCTGGTGCCGAAACATCATGCGATGTCGCTTCGCGGGGGGTGAGGCGGCGCACGCGACCATCGGAGCATTGGGGGGAGGACATATGACGGACCGGAACGGGACCATCGCGCAGGGGCGGGCGGCGGCATGACGTGGAAACGCCTCAACATACTGATCGCGGTTCTGCTGATCCTCGGCGGGGCCAGCTATGCCGCCGCGATCAACCGCAGCGCCGCGCAGGCGATCTTCTTTTCGTCGGCCG
Coding sequences within it:
- a CDS encoding TetR/AcrR family transcriptional regulator, which encodes MTRADLKPRKPGRPEGQTNLSSDILDVAEVMFAEQGFAGTTLRQVADRLGVNPAMIAYYFQNKDNLFRSVFTRRGHAISAGRMERLAALAGRPYGVEDLVRAFIEPAAELYDDVQGRAFLKLHARLHMEPEELSFELRRVVHNESTHAYAAAFVRLLGLPEREVYQRMSLLIGAYLYAFSGTSRLGELMGDDTDPMKGLLPATIAFGTAGMVAGITPS
- a CDS encoding MarR family transcriptional regulator produces the protein MDPTERTLQVLEYIMAAGPGPVKQVDIARHCGLSPSTLNRIVKTLSEWGYLFRTSEKYCVRNFRLERNVPMSHSYLAKLDAMMTDLSVRLGVSAEVIVVAGHELLWHSKADHPDPEVVIRAGVGFRRSLYELDVLSQLYLSRMPWEDVRAMFYTEGFFETPRKGGGPTRWIPEETVRTTLERMRPEVFAADAEGNHVGIRRHATVVEDPHGRFLHLVALAEPAAAGDARPETYREALLAVRAELSVLAYAESATNRLVPKHHAMSLRGG